One Ensifer adhaerens genomic region harbors:
- a CDS encoding RbsD/FucU family protein, translating into MLKNIDPALNADVLHALRSMGHGDRIAIVDANFPADTIARHTRLGLPLHIANVSAARAVRAILSVMPLDTPLQPSAARLTPDGEAGELPAVQREVQAELVRADGILSKMYAIERFAFHEEAKRAYCIIVTGEARRFGSFLFTKGVVPPASHWHEAVAG; encoded by the coding sequence ATGCTCAAGAACATCGATCCGGCGCTGAACGCCGACGTGCTGCATGCACTGCGCTCAATGGGACATGGAGACCGGATCGCGATCGTTGACGCGAATTTTCCCGCCGACACGATCGCCCGCCACACCCGGCTCGGCCTACCGCTGCACATCGCGAATGTCTCGGCCGCGCGTGCCGTGCGCGCCATTCTTTCCGTCATGCCGCTCGACACGCCGCTGCAGCCTTCGGCGGCGCGGCTGACGCCGGACGGGGAGGCGGGCGAATTGCCGGCGGTCCAGCGCGAGGTGCAGGCCGAGCTCGTGCGTGCGGATGGTATTCTTTCGAAGATGTATGCGATCGAGCGTTTCGCCTTCCACGAGGAAGCGAAGCGCGCCTATTGTATCATCGTGACGGGCGAGGCGCGCCGCTTCGGCAGCTTCCTCTTCACCAAGGGCGTGGTGCCGCCGGCCAGCCACTGGCACGAGGCCGTCGCCGGGTGA
- a CDS encoding glutathione synthetase, translating into MRIAFLVNSIEGEETFYATTSLALAALARGHEIVYLTPGDFVLTPDGRLIVHALSLGTAKPRKAETFIAALRGDATRREVLDITDIQILFLRNDPSEDAATRPWATQAGIIFGRLAAERGAIVVNDPDGLAAAQNKLYLQGFPEVVRPTTLITKHMEEVRSFLDAHPEGVILKPLQGSGGKNVFKVGSSHETNLNQIFEAVSEMGYVIAQEYLSAATEGDVRLFLMNGRPLKRGDTYAAVRRVPAEGELRSNMHVNGRPAAAVVTPAMLAVAEEMRPKLVRDGMFLVGLDVVGDKLVEVNVFTPGALPEIAELTSIDFSEDIVAELERKVEIRRANDGVLSNRELATL; encoded by the coding sequence ATGCGCATTGCCTTTCTCGTCAACTCCATCGAGGGCGAAGAGACGTTCTATGCGACGACGTCGCTGGCACTCGCCGCCCTCGCCCGCGGCCATGAGATCGTCTACCTCACGCCAGGCGATTTCGTTCTGACACCCGACGGCCGCCTGATCGTCCATGCGCTTTCTCTCGGAACTGCAAAGCCGCGCAAGGCTGAAACCTTCATTGCGGCACTGCGGGGTGATGCGACGCGGCGCGAGGTCCTGGACATTACGGATATCCAGATCCTCTTTCTGCGCAACGACCCCTCGGAGGATGCCGCAACGCGTCCCTGGGCGACCCAGGCCGGCATCATCTTCGGGCGGCTCGCCGCCGAGCGCGGTGCGATCGTCGTCAACGACCCGGACGGATTGGCGGCAGCACAGAACAAGCTCTATCTGCAGGGTTTTCCCGAGGTCGTCCGTCCAACCACGCTGATCACGAAACACATGGAGGAGGTCCGGTCCTTCCTCGACGCCCATCCCGAAGGCGTCATCCTGAAGCCGCTGCAGGGCTCCGGCGGCAAGAACGTCTTCAAGGTCGGCTCCAGCCATGAGACGAACCTCAACCAGATCTTCGAGGCCGTCAGCGAGATGGGCTATGTGATCGCGCAGGAATACCTGTCGGCGGCGACGGAGGGCGACGTCCGCCTGTTCCTGATGAACGGCCGGCCGCTCAAGCGTGGCGACACCTATGCCGCCGTGCGGCGCGTTCCGGCGGAAGGCGAGTTGCGCTCCAACATGCATGTCAACGGCCGGCCCGCCGCGGCCGTCGTCACCCCGGCGATGCTTGCCGTCGCCGAAGAGATGCGCCCCAAACTGGTGCGCGACGGCATGTTCCTGGTCGGCCTCGACGTCGTCGGCGACAAACTGGTGGAGGTCAATGTCTTCACGCCCGGCGCCCTGCCCGAGATCGCCGAGCTGACCTCGATCGATTTCAGCGAAGACATCGTCGCCGAGCTCGAACGGAAGGTCGAGATAAGGCGGGCCAATGATGGCGTGCTTTCCAATCGGGAGCTTGCGACCCTTTGA
- a CDS encoding LacI family DNA-binding transcriptional regulator codes for MNPTIKDVAQRAGVSVGTVSRVLAKNKTVSEDIRAKVEATIDAIGYRPNILGRSLRLAKTDIIGLVVPDITNPFFAELAKQVEMLASAEGYSVLLANTHDDPDAEKQQIETLLGRLPAGLILVPVSNSLADGLASRTRTVTVDRPLSGHALVSVDNRQGGYLAADHLLSLGHRRLGYISGPGTTEVSGERRGGFVQRLEELRKSHPGDYVPPQIVEGHFDYRSGEELGKQLLTQPVASRPTAIATASDQQAIGLLRAADDMGLRVPNDLSIVGFDDIPLASLVLPRLTTIRQPIDEIARLALEGVLGSHALQEEYKLQPMLMKRGSCAAPSTP; via the coding sequence TTGAACCCGACGATCAAGGATGTTGCCCAGCGCGCCGGGGTATCCGTCGGCACGGTTTCGCGTGTGCTTGCCAAGAACAAGACGGTGAGCGAGGACATCAGGGCGAAGGTCGAAGCAACGATCGACGCGATCGGCTACCGGCCGAACATTCTCGGTCGCAGCCTCCGGCTCGCCAAGACCGACATTATCGGCCTCGTCGTGCCTGACATCACCAACCCCTTCTTTGCCGAGCTTGCCAAACAGGTGGAGATGTTGGCTTCCGCCGAGGGCTACTCGGTGCTGCTTGCCAACACCCATGACGACCCGGACGCCGAGAAGCAGCAGATTGAAACCCTGCTCGGACGGTTGCCGGCCGGGCTGATCCTCGTTCCCGTCAGCAACAGCCTCGCCGATGGATTGGCGTCGCGCACGCGCACGGTGACCGTCGACCGGCCCTTGAGCGGCCATGCGCTCGTGTCCGTCGACAATCGTCAGGGCGGTTATCTCGCCGCGGACCACCTGCTTTCGCTTGGCCATCGTCGGCTTGGCTATATCAGCGGTCCCGGCACGACCGAAGTCTCCGGCGAGCGCCGCGGCGGCTTCGTTCAACGGCTCGAGGAACTCCGGAAAAGCCACCCAGGCGACTACGTTCCTCCGCAGATCGTCGAGGGGCACTTCGACTACCGCTCAGGTGAAGAACTTGGTAAGCAGCTGCTGACGCAACCCGTAGCAAGTCGCCCGACGGCGATCGCCACCGCCAGCGACCAGCAGGCAATCGGCTTGCTGCGCGCCGCCGACGACATGGGGCTTCGGGTCCCGAACGACCTTTCGATCGTCGGCTTCGACGACATTCCTCTGGCTTCGCTGGTGCTGCCGCGGCTCACCACCATTCGCCAGCCGATCGACGAGATCGCCCGGCTGGCACTCGAAGGCGTGCTCGGCAGCCATGCGCTGCAGGAGGAATACAAGCTGCAGCCAATGCTGATGAAACGCGGCTCTTGCGCCGCGCCCTCAACACCCTGA
- a CDS encoding flavohemoglobin expression-modulating QEGLA motif protein, which produces MTEEKATPVSPAPAWLDEAIGRLTDGRAVRRDFGEGGRLHIDRLVPFLCVHIAAEHQQPVARDIAQANAAYLLAPDIDTAAAIIERVGRVIEQRLGLFIVLEFGELESDEPPAKDAPFLPPFLIEVVAGARAAEQVAAKALIETAATIEGKFRTPHVTLVERPAATATGRKALALDTPHLTVRFAPIYCEPGTRRIYPQLRERLVASIFDAGLRAVAAFARAKSDSFRLPTHRAFGRKAFVDAVVRADRGIDEIASSFDFLLAVTPINAEAAWTEFASGGFSKSPRLYYRPLTLQIETAKRKLFSLNFEHLEDPLLYALYREKQQEVDLQLSMISARETRTFVEFGRALYGPVEATLHDAASEILARTAPDRDARSSAADRRDCEYIRERAQAMISAYRRQSADFSASVDIRDDLPAGLLVSRGQLLIARSSALDADRVEALLNHEIGVHLLTYFNGSAQGLRILRSGLAGYEGMQEGLAVFAEYLSAGMTIDRLRVLAARVVGCVAMLDGAPFPQTYRLLVDGHGFAATEAFNITLRIYRGGGLVKDAIYLRGLLQLLDHLAGGGTLEPFWMGKIAASHFGAIQELSLRGLLGTAALRPIFLDEVKARDRLQRAQRGLSPLDLISE; this is translated from the coding sequence ATGACGGAGGAGAAAGCGACGCCCGTAAGTCCGGCCCCGGCCTGGCTCGACGAAGCCATCGGCCGGCTGACGGATGGCCGCGCCGTGCGGCGCGATTTCGGCGAGGGCGGACGGCTGCACATCGACCGCCTCGTTCCCTTCCTCTGCGTGCACATCGCCGCCGAGCACCAACAGCCGGTGGCGCGCGACATCGCCCAGGCGAACGCCGCCTATCTACTGGCGCCCGACATCGATACCGCCGCCGCAATCATCGAACGTGTCGGGCGCGTAATCGAACAGCGACTCGGCCTTTTCATCGTGCTCGAATTCGGTGAGCTCGAAAGCGATGAACCGCCGGCCAAGGACGCGCCCTTCCTGCCGCCCTTTTTGATCGAGGTGGTCGCCGGCGCGCGTGCCGCCGAGCAGGTCGCCGCCAAGGCCCTGATCGAGACGGCGGCAACGATCGAAGGAAAATTCCGCACACCGCATGTGACGCTCGTCGAGCGCCCAGCGGCGACAGCGACAGGCCGAAAGGCGCTTGCGCTCGACACCCCACACCTGACGGTGCGCTTCGCGCCGATCTACTGCGAGCCGGGAACGCGCCGCATCTATCCGCAACTGCGCGAGCGGCTGGTCGCGAGCATCTTCGACGCGGGGCTAAGAGCCGTTGCTGCTTTCGCCCGCGCAAAATCGGACAGTTTTCGGCTGCCGACGCACCGCGCCTTCGGCCGAAAAGCCTTCGTCGATGCCGTCGTGCGCGCCGACCGCGGCATCGACGAGATTGCCTCCAGCTTCGACTTCCTTCTGGCGGTGACGCCAATCAACGCCGAAGCCGCTTGGACGGAGTTCGCTTCGGGCGGCTTCTCCAAGAGTCCGCGTCTCTACTACCGGCCGCTGACGCTGCAGATCGAGACGGCCAAGCGGAAGCTCTTTTCCCTCAACTTCGAACATCTCGAAGATCCGCTGCTCTACGCCCTCTACCGGGAAAAGCAGCAGGAGGTCGATCTGCAGTTGTCGATGATCTCGGCGCGGGAGACGCGCACCTTCGTCGAGTTCGGTCGCGCCCTCTATGGCCCGGTGGAAGCCACGCTTCATGACGCCGCCTCCGAAATCCTGGCGCGCACTGCACCCGACCGCGATGCACGGTCTTCGGCCGCAGACAGGCGCGATTGCGAGTACATAAGGGAGCGCGCCCAGGCGATGATATCGGCCTATCGGCGCCAGTCGGCCGATTTTTCCGCCTCCGTCGACATTCGCGACGACCTGCCGGCTGGCTTGCTCGTTTCGCGCGGCCAGCTTTTGATCGCCAGGAGTTCCGCGCTCGACGCCGATCGCGTCGAGGCGCTGCTCAACCACGAGATTGGTGTGCATCTGCTGACCTATTTCAACGGTTCGGCCCAGGGGCTGCGTATCCTTCGCTCCGGACTGGCCGGTTACGAAGGCATGCAGGAGGGGCTTGCGGTCTTTGCCGAATATCTGAGCGCCGGCATGACGATAGACCGGCTGCGCGTGCTGGCGGCACGGGTCGTCGGCTGCGTCGCCATGCTCGACGGCGCACCCTTTCCGCAGACCTACCGGCTGCTCGTCGACGGTCATGGCTTTGCGGCCACCGAGGCCTTCAACATCACGCTGCGCATCTATCGCGGCGGCGGGCTGGTCAAGGACGCGATCTACCTGCGCGGCCTCTTGCAGCTTCTCGATCACCTCGCCGGCGGCGGCACTCTCGAACCGTTCTGGATGGGCAAGATCGCCGCCTCGCATTTCGGCGCGATCCAGGAACTCAGCCTCCGCGGCCTCCTTGGTACCGCAGCGCTCCGCCCTATCTTTCTCGATGAGGTCAAAGCGCGCGACCGACTTCAGCGAGCCCAAAGGGGACTGTCCCCGCTCGACTTGATCTCAGAGTAG
- a CDS encoding ABC transporter permease, translating into MQALEKTQAGETVHARQLPGWSPKVLLRDAGIGLALLLLILFFSVSTEHFLTANNISNILTQITINLILAVGMTFVILIGGIDLSVGSMLAFCAVVGGTVLTIPDLSVFQAVALATLAAVGTGVVCGFLNGWISAFWGLPSFIVTLGMLNIARGAALQVTDARTIYSFPPSFNAFGSQMIFGIPVVFLIALLLVAIAWFVLSKTVFGRLLYGIGNNEEAVRLAGHSLMFYKVAAFTIAGALVGIAAMVYMARLNIASPIIGMGFELNAIAAVIIGGTSLNGGRGTVIGTLLGACITGVLANGLILFGLSDFMRQMITGVVIILAVIIDKYRERLTGI; encoded by the coding sequence ATGCAAGCACTCGAAAAGACACAAGCCGGCGAAACCGTCCATGCCCGCCAGCTGCCGGGCTGGTCGCCAAAGGTGCTCCTGCGCGATGCCGGCATCGGCTTGGCGCTCCTGCTTTTGATCCTCTTCTTCTCGGTCTCGACCGAGCACTTCCTGACGGCCAACAACATCTCCAACATCCTGACGCAGATCACCATCAACCTGATCCTCGCCGTCGGCATGACCTTCGTCATCCTGATCGGCGGCATTGATCTTTCCGTCGGCTCGATGCTGGCCTTCTGCGCCGTCGTCGGCGGCACGGTGTTGACGATTCCCGATCTCTCGGTGTTCCAGGCCGTGGCGCTGGCAACGCTCGCCGCTGTCGGCACCGGCGTCGTCTGTGGCTTCCTGAATGGCTGGATCAGCGCCTTCTGGGGGCTGCCCTCCTTCATCGTCACGCTTGGCATGCTGAACATCGCCCGCGGTGCCGCGCTGCAGGTGACGGACGCACGCACGATCTATTCGTTTCCGCCGAGCTTCAACGCCTTCGGCTCGCAGATGATCTTCGGCATCCCCGTCGTCTTCCTGATCGCGCTGCTGCTCGTCGCGATCGCCTGGTTCGTACTGTCAAAGACGGTGTTCGGCCGGCTGCTCTATGGCATCGGCAACAACGAGGAGGCCGTGCGTCTCGCCGGCCATTCGCTGATGTTCTACAAAGTGGCGGCCTTCACGATTGCCGGTGCGCTCGTCGGCATCGCCGCCATGGTCTACATGGCCCGCCTTAACATCGCGAGCCCGATCATCGGCATGGGCTTCGAGCTGAACGCGATCGCCGCCGTCATCATCGGTGGCACCAGCCTCAACGGCGGCCGCGGCACGGTGATCGGCACCCTGCTCGGTGCCTGCATCACTGGGGTGCTTGCCAACGGCCTCATCCTGTTCGGGCTCAGCGATTTCATGCGGCAGATGATCACCGGTGTCGTCATCATCCTCGCGGTGATCATCGACAAGTATCGCGAGCGGCTGACCGGTATCTAA
- a CDS encoding nitroreductase family protein translates to MHVNSRVADYAINPLFLERWSPRAYSGAEISEPELFEILEAARWAPSAYNAQPWHFVYARRGSEGWERLLGLLNEFNRSWAAEASALIFVLSKTSLLPPGGSEEVASYTHSFDAGAAWGALALQAAHSGWQAHGMAGLDYERARTELGVPENYRIEAAVAIGRLGDKTLLPHALQQREQPSPRKALSEIVSEGRFVAG, encoded by the coding sequence TTGCATGTAAATTCCCGCGTCGCAGATTATGCGATCAACCCGCTTTTTCTCGAGCGCTGGTCTCCGCGCGCCTATTCGGGTGCCGAGATTTCCGAGCCCGAGCTGTTCGAGATTCTTGAGGCTGCTCGCTGGGCGCCGTCCGCCTACAATGCCCAGCCTTGGCATTTCGTCTATGCGCGCCGCGGCAGTGAAGGCTGGGAGAGGCTGCTCGGTCTCCTGAACGAGTTCAACCGGAGTTGGGCGGCGGAGGCATCGGCGCTGATCTTCGTGCTGTCGAAGACTTCACTGTTGCCGCCCGGCGGTAGCGAAGAGGTGGCGTCCTACACCCATTCCTTCGATGCCGGTGCCGCCTGGGGTGCGCTTGCGCTGCAGGCAGCGCATTCCGGCTGGCAGGCGCATGGTATGGCCGGTCTCGACTATGAGCGCGCGCGAACGGAGCTCGGCGTGCCCGAGAACTATCGGATCGAAGCGGCTGTCGCGATCGGGCGTCTCGGCGACAAGACGCTGCTTCCGCACGCGCTGCAGCAGCGCGAGCAGCCAAGCCCGCGCAAGGCGCTGTCGGAGATCGTATCCGAAGGCCGGTTCGTGGCCGGCTGA
- a CDS encoding N-formylglutamate amidohydrolase has protein sequence MQSEPTEQFRSASETTWWTAHRGDGPIVGTAIHNGHAMRSDARALTALTDEERLREEDPFTEFVIRDLANRIVVHRSRFEVDLNRARTGAVYLQPAQAWGLSVWREHPPVEMIEASLAVHDDYYAMLHSMLTAIERRHGRFIVLDMHSYNHRRQGPDAAPAAPDEAPEINIGTSSMDRLRWAGVIDTLMSALGTASIDGRPVDVRENVAFQGRGEQTRFIHEHFPETGCAIAIEFKKTFMDEWTGKPDIRALRSLRALVSSLVPILTETLARQR, from the coding sequence ATGCAAAGCGAGCCGACGGAACAGTTCCGCTCAGCCAGCGAAACCACCTGGTGGACCGCACACCGCGGCGATGGGCCGATCGTCGGCACGGCGATCCACAACGGGCACGCGATGCGCAGCGACGCCCGCGCGCTCACCGCCCTGACAGACGAGGAACGGCTGCGCGAGGAGGATCCGTTCACCGAGTTCGTCATCCGCGATCTTGCCAACCGCATCGTCGTCCACAGGTCCCGCTTCGAGGTCGACCTCAACCGTGCCCGGACGGGCGCGGTCTATCTTCAGCCGGCGCAAGCCTGGGGCCTTTCCGTCTGGCGGGAACATCCGCCCGTCGAGATGATCGAGGCGTCCCTCGCCGTCCATGACGACTACTATGCCATGCTGCATTCGATGCTGACGGCGATCGAGCGCCGCCACGGTCGCTTCATCGTGCTCGACATGCACAGCTACAACCACCGGCGACAGGGACCGGACGCCGCGCCTGCGGCTCCCGACGAAGCCCCGGAAATCAACATCGGGACCTCCTCGATGGATCGGCTCAGATGGGCCGGCGTCATCGATACGCTGATGTCGGCGCTCGGCACCGCCTCTATCGACGGCCGGCCGGTGGATGTACGCGAGAACGTCGCCTTCCAAGGACGCGGAGAGCAGACGCGCTTCATCCACGAGCATTTTCCCGAGACCGGCTGCGCGATCGCGATCGAGTTCAAGAAGACCTTCATGGACGAATGGACCGGCAAGCCGGATATCCGGGCGCTTCGTTCTCTGCGGGCACTGGTCTCTTCCCTCGTCCCGATCCTGACCGAAACGTTGGCGAGGCAGCGATGA
- a CDS encoding LysR substrate-binding domain-containing protein, translating to MHKTLPLPPLTAIRVFEAVARHGSFTNAASELGMTQAAVSYQIKVLEDRIGAPLFLRRPRQIALTEVGQRLAPVVTQVFEQLSEAYVTARGGAQGTLVISTIATFASNWLARRLGSFQITHPSLAVRLQTEPHLVDFSREEVDIGIRSGRGEWPGLAAHRLINADFSPMLSPGLAASIGGVKEPADLLRLPLLDPGDPWWAQWFAAANVPVEGLASRAGSSMGAQVYEGNAAAAGQGVAILTPAFFAAELADGRLIQPFDLLCDESQAFWMVYPESRRNAPKISAFRQWILGEIGQQKR from the coding sequence ATGCATAAGACACTTCCGCTTCCCCCATTGACGGCGATACGGGTCTTCGAGGCGGTCGCGCGCCATGGAAGTTTCACCAATGCCGCAAGCGAACTCGGCATGACGCAAGCTGCGGTGAGCTATCAGATCAAGGTGCTGGAAGATCGGATCGGCGCACCCCTGTTCCTCCGCCGCCCACGCCAGATCGCGCTCACCGAGGTCGGCCAGCGGCTTGCACCGGTGGTGACGCAGGTCTTCGAGCAGCTCAGCGAAGCCTATGTGACCGCGCGCGGCGGCGCCCAGGGAACACTGGTCATCAGTACGATCGCGACCTTTGCCTCCAACTGGCTGGCGCGGCGCCTCGGCTCGTTTCAGATCACTCACCCCTCGCTTGCCGTGCGACTTCAAACCGAGCCGCATCTCGTCGACTTCAGTCGCGAGGAGGTCGATATCGGCATTCGCTCAGGCCGCGGCGAGTGGCCGGGACTTGCCGCCCACCGTCTGATCAACGCCGATTTTTCGCCGATGTTGAGCCCAGGCCTTGCGGCCAGCATCGGTGGCGTGAAGGAACCGGCCGACCTCCTGCGCCTGCCGCTTCTCGACCCCGGTGATCCCTGGTGGGCGCAGTGGTTTGCCGCCGCCAACGTGCCGGTGGAAGGGCTTGCGAGCCGGGCCGGCTCCAGCATGGGCGCCCAAGTCTATGAGGGAAATGCGGCCGCGGCCGGACAGGGCGTGGCGATCCTGACGCCGGCCTTCTTTGCCGCGGAACTCGCCGACGGGCGTCTGATCCAGCCCTTCGATCTGCTCTGCGACGAGAGCCAGGCCTTTTGGATGGTCTATCCGGAAAGCCGGCGAAACGCCCCGAAAATCAGCGCCTTCCGCCAGTGGATTCTCGGCGAGATCGGCCAACAAAAACGTTGA
- a CDS encoding sugar ABC transporter ATP-binding protein, giving the protein MNTQTVQAEAAGVSMPPVLELHDVKKAFGGTKALNGVSLSIQPGEVHGLIGENGAGKSTLIKVLCGIVRPDEGAINLAGRAYAPATPREAKANGLQVVHQEFNLLPHLSVAENIFIEHLPRNAFGVVRRQEMHAGARAALDAIGLSDIDVRWPVARLGIAHRQLVEVARALMTESRILILDEPTATLTSRETERLFKIVSDLRRRGVSIVFVSHHLDEVFRICDRVTVLRNGETVFSRPIVETNQDELVRAMVGRKLQQQMASEVVSFARPAQALSLARFRPPQSPHAEGISLHLHKGEILGIAGLVGSGRTELLRAIAAAQRPLSGELFLEGKRASFHSPREAINAGIGFVTEDRKEEGLILNMPISANVTLASLSDVSRAGILDRKAEIEVTERLGAELKLKYGGPGKNAATLSGGNQQKVVLAKWLARNPKVLLLDEPTRGVDVGAKAEIYALIRQFAERGLALLIVSSELPELMTLSDRILVMSQHRVVGELSRPEFSEERILQFAYQGEQQQARQ; this is encoded by the coding sequence ATGAACACGCAAACCGTGCAGGCGGAAGCGGCTGGCGTCTCGATGCCGCCGGTTCTGGAACTGCACGATGTTAAGAAGGCCTTCGGGGGTACCAAGGCACTGAACGGCGTCAGCCTCTCCATTCAGCCGGGCGAAGTGCACGGCCTCATCGGCGAGAACGGTGCCGGCAAATCGACTTTGATCAAGGTTCTCTGCGGTATCGTCCGTCCGGACGAGGGCGCAATCAATCTTGCAGGCCGGGCCTATGCGCCGGCCACGCCCCGGGAGGCCAAGGCCAACGGTCTCCAGGTGGTGCACCAGGAATTCAACCTTCTGCCCCATCTGTCGGTGGCGGAGAACATCTTCATCGAGCATCTGCCGCGCAATGCGTTCGGCGTCGTCAGACGGCAGGAGATGCATGCCGGCGCACGGGCCGCACTCGATGCCATCGGCCTCAGCGACATCGACGTGCGCTGGCCGGTCGCGCGCCTCGGCATCGCCCACCGACAGTTGGTCGAGGTGGCGCGCGCGCTGATGACGGAAAGCCGTATTCTCATCCTCGACGAGCCGACGGCGACGCTGACGTCGCGCGAAACCGAGCGGCTGTTCAAGATCGTCAGCGACCTTCGCCGTCGCGGCGTCTCGATCGTTTTCGTGTCGCATCATCTCGACGAGGTCTTCCGCATCTGCGATCGGGTGACGGTGCTGCGCAACGGCGAGACGGTGTTCTCGCGGCCGATCGTCGAGACCAATCAGGACGAACTTGTGCGCGCCATGGTGGGCCGCAAGCTGCAGCAGCAGATGGCGAGCGAAGTGGTCTCGTTTGCTCGGCCGGCACAGGCGTTGTCGCTTGCCCGGTTTCGCCCGCCGCAATCGCCGCATGCCGAGGGCATTTCACTGCACCTGCACAAGGGCGAAATCCTGGGGATCGCCGGGCTTGTCGGCTCCGGCCGCACCGAGCTTCTGCGGGCGATCGCGGCCGCTCAACGGCCGCTCTCCGGTGAGCTCTTCCTTGAGGGGAAGCGCGCCTCCTTCCACTCGCCGCGCGAGGCGATCAATGCCGGTATCGGCTTCGTGACCGAGGACCGGAAAGAGGAAGGCCTGATCCTCAACATGCCGATTTCGGCCAATGTCACGCTCGCGTCCCTCTCGGACGTCTCGCGTGCCGGCATCCTTGACAGGAAGGCGGAAATCGAAGTGACGGAACGGCTCGGCGCCGAGCTCAAGCTGAAATATGGCGGACCCGGCAAGAATGCCGCGACGCTCTCGGGCGGCAACCAGCAGAAGGTGGTGCTCGCCAAATGGCTGGCGCGCAATCCGAAGGTACTGCTGCTCGACGAGCCGACACGCGGCGTCGACGTCGGCGCCAAGGCCGAGATTTATGCCCTGATCCGCCAGTTCGCCGAACGTGGCTTGGCGCTGTTGATCGTCTCGTCGGAGCTGCCGGAACTGATGACCCTGTCGGACCGTATCCTCGTGATGTCGCAGCACCGTGTCGTCGGCGAGCTGTCGCGGCCGGAATTCTCCGAAGAACGTATTCTGCAATTTGCCTACCAGGGCGAGCAGCAACAGGCGAGGCAGTAA
- a CDS encoding sugar ABC transporter substrate-binding protein, with translation MKFSLYASIVALTVATALPTLAMAADKPVVGLVMKSLANDFFKNMLEGAEAHAQKRGDYELKAIGMQNETDFESQLNGVENFITQGVDAIVIAPADSRAMVAPLKKAMDAGIVVINFDVSLDEQAKKDAGVDLAFVGPDNRGGAKMVGDALAKDLGAGGKVVILEGNPGADNAAQRKLGFEDAIAAGKLDLLDSRTAHWETEEANSVFSTMLTAHPDIQGVLAANDSMAIGVVKALDAAGRNDIKVVGFDNVPAVAPMLKDGKLLATVDQFGSQMAANAIDKALEVVAGGPKLEGWVKTDIELVTKDNVK, from the coding sequence ATGAAATTTTCCCTGTATGCGTCTATCGTCGCACTTACCGTTGCCACCGCGTTGCCGACGCTTGCCATGGCTGCCGATAAACCCGTCGTCGGCCTCGTCATGAAGTCGCTTGCAAACGACTTCTTCAAGAACATGCTGGAAGGCGCCGAAGCACATGCGCAGAAGCGTGGCGACTACGAGCTTAAAGCCATCGGCATGCAGAACGAGACCGATTTCGAGAGCCAGCTGAATGGCGTCGAGAACTTCATTACCCAGGGCGTCGATGCGATCGTGATTGCGCCGGCCGACTCCCGCGCCATGGTCGCGCCGCTGAAGAAGGCGATGGATGCGGGTATTGTCGTCATCAATTTCGACGTTTCGCTCGACGAGCAGGCAAAGAAGGATGCCGGCGTCGATCTGGCCTTCGTCGGCCCTGACAATCGAGGCGGCGCCAAGATGGTCGGTGATGCGCTCGCCAAGGATCTCGGCGCCGGCGGTAAGGTCGTGATCCTCGAGGGCAATCCGGGCGCCGACAATGCAGCGCAGCGCAAGCTCGGCTTCGAGGATGCGATCGCGGCAGGCAAGCTCGATCTTCTCGATTCTCGGACGGCGCATTGGGAAACGGAAGAGGCCAATTCCGTCTTCTCGACCATGCTGACGGCGCATCCCGATATCCAGGGTGTGCTCGCCGCCAACGATTCCATGGCGATCGGTGTCGTCAAGGCGCTCGACGCGGCTGGCCGAAACGACATCAAGGTCGTCGGCTTCGACAATGTGCCGGCGGTCGCCCCCATGCTGAAGGACGGCAAGCTTTTGGCGACGGTCGACCAGTTCGGTTCGCAGATGGCGGCGAACGCAATCGACAAGGCGCTCGAAGTCGTGGCCGGCGGCCCCAAGCTCGAAGGTTGGGTGAAGACCGACATCGAGCTCGTGACCAAGGACAACGTGAAATAG
- a CDS encoding potassium channel family protein, with amino-acid sequence MRRRFFSNLYQQLQLLWPIFSAILIVMAGTGVVIGRIEDWRLDEAFYFTFVTGLTIGYGDITPKHLSARVLALVIGFSGIVLTGLVAAVTVQALNETSRDETDDH; translated from the coding sequence ATGCGACGCCGGTTCTTCTCCAATCTCTACCAGCAGCTTCAGCTGCTCTGGCCGATCTTCTCAGCAATCCTGATCGTAATGGCAGGAACCGGCGTCGTCATCGGCCGCATCGAAGACTGGCGGCTCGACGAAGCGTTCTATTTCACCTTCGTCACGGGCCTGACCATCGGCTACGGCGACATCACGCCGAAGCATCTGAGCGCTCGGGTGCTGGCGCTGGTGATCGGTTTTTCCGGCATCGTACTGACCGGCCTCGTCGCTGCGGTCACCGTGCAGGCGCTGAATGAGACTAGCCGGGATGAGACCGACGACCACTGA